A DNA window from Brassica napus cultivar Da-Ae chromosome A4, Da-Ae, whole genome shotgun sequence contains the following coding sequences:
- the LOC125608288 gene encoding putative FBD-associated F-box protein At5g56430 has product MGNINELCDDLLVKILLQIPTEEVVATSLLSRRWRSVWKLVPKLDFRDYSYKYHATSAVPSEFIDKFLERNVAPALETLHLNLYHLRDYSPESFEKWVNVAVARNVLDLNLLYCLHCRYPIRFPTSLYTHETLVVLRLRGTIIDDVPSKTRLRSLKTLSLRDMSFSSDQTVDRFLSCFPVLETLVVRGWIASNVKTYSICVPSLRSLDVEELVGGYADPRYDHGYVIDAPRLKFLHMVDHFSGFCSLVNVPEELEAEIHLRFCDSDKLLGSLTSAKQLSLCLKPQMDSCLKGDFDQLVFLELCVMCSLDWLNVILKHSPKLRALRLSRTRHSCQNSRNVRTNWERPICIPECLTSSLETVEWIAYEGTEEEENVVKYLLENGNLCFKKRWRKAVYGKFSYEILRLGRG; this is encoded by the exons ATGGGAAATATCAATGAGTTATGTGACGATTTGCTGGTgaagattttgctacaaatccCGACAGAAGAGGTTGTCGCGACGTCGCTTTTGTCCAGACGATGGCGTTCCGTCTGGAAACTCGTTCCAAAGCTTGATTTTCGTGACTATTCATACAAATATCACGCCACATCCGCCGTGCCTTCAGAGTTCATCGACAAGTTCTTGGAGCGAAACGTAGCCCCTGCTCTAGAAACTCTCCATCTCAACCTTTATCATCTCCGAGATTACTCCCCTGAATCCTTCGAAAAATGGGTTAACGTCGCGGTTGCTCGCAACGTTCTCGATCTTAACCTTCTCTACTGCCTTCACTGCCGTTACCCTATACGCTTTCCCACGAGCCTGTACACGCACGAAACCCTAGTGGTGTTACGCCTCCGAGGAACGATCATCGACGACGTCCCTTCGAAAACACGTCTCCGGAGCCTCAAGACTTTGTCTCTTCGAGATATGAGCTTCTCGAGCGATCAAACCGTTGATAGGTTTTTGTCTTGCTTCCCTGTTCTCGAAACATTGGTCGTACGTGGGTGGATAGCCAGCAACGTGAAGACTTATTCGATTTGCGTGCCGTCGCTGCGGAGCTTAGACGTGGAGGAGTTAGTAGGTGGTTATGCTGATCCGAGATATGATCATGGATACGTGATCGACGCTCCTCGTTTGAAGTTTTTGCATATGGTTGACCATTTTAGCGGGTTTTGTTCGTTGGTGAACGTCCCTGAGGAACTGGAAGCGGAGATCCATCTTAGGTTTTGTGATTCTGACAAGCTTCTGGGATCTCTTACCTCAGCGAAACAGCTTTCCTTGTGTTTAAAACCacaaatg GATTCATGTCTAAAAGGCGACTTTGATCAGCTCGTGTTTCTAGAGCTTTGTGTCATGTGCTCCTTAGATTGGTTGAATGTTATCCTCAAACATTCTCCTAAACTCCGAGCTCTCAGGCTCTCGAGAACG aGACACAGCTGCCAGAATTCTAGAAATGTCCGAACTAACTGGGAGCGACCGATTTGTATTCCTGAATGTTTGACGTCCAGTCTCGAAACTGTGGAGTGGATTGCATATGAAGGaacagaagaagaggaaaatgtGGTGAAGTATTTGTTAGAGAATGGGAACCTTTGCTTTAAAAAGCGTTGGCGCAAGGCTGTTTATGGCAAGTTCAGTTATGAAATTCTTAGATTGGGGCGAGGCTAG
- the LOC125608291 gene encoding CBL-interacting serine/threonine-protein kinase 13-like, translated as MAQVLSPPVPLLPIAGQTPLRLIMEGLLGRIITKDMKKETTPESPRSPKTTQGSILMDKYEIGKLLGQGSFAKVYLARNINTGENVAIKVINKEMIVKSGMAGHIKREISILRRVRHPYTVHLLEVMATKTKIYIVMEYVRGGELFEKVARGRLREGTARRYFQQLISSVSFCHSRGVYHRDLKLENLLLDDEGNVKVSDFGLSVVSEQLRQEKICQTFCGTPAYLAPEVLTRKGYDAAKADVWSCGVILFVLMAGYLPFDDKNVLVMYKKIYKGLFRCPKWFSPELKGLMNRILDTNPDTRITIPEVMEHRWFKKGFKDVKFYIENDKLCREDDNDDEDDSSSSLSSGRSSISSEGDLEFDIKRIGSMPRPASLNAFDLISFSTGFDLSGLFEEGGQGARFVSAAPVAKIISKLEEIAKAAEFTVRKKDWSVRLEGCREGAKGPLTIKVEIFELTSSLVVVEVKKKGGFIEEYEEFCNKELRPQLEKLMHYQADEVEEAMCLPHESEERLC; from the coding sequence ATGGCTCAAGTTCTATCTCCACCGGTGCCACTTCTGCCCATCGCCGGCCAAACGCCGCTGCGATTGATCATGGAGGGCCTTCTCGGCAGAATCATTACTAAAGACATGAAGAAAGAGACCACTCCAGAGAGCCCTAGGAGTCCAAAAACAACACAAGGCTCTATTCTCATGGACAAGTACGAAATAGGAAAGCTTCTCGGCCAAGGAAGCTTCGCTAAAGTCTACTTAGCCCGTAACATTAACACCGGCGAGAACGTCGCCATCAAAGTCATTAACAAAGAGATGATCGTGAAGAGCGGAATGGCCGGTCATATAAAACGAGAGATCTCCATCCTCCGCCGTGTCCGCCACCCTTACACTGTCCACCTCCTCGAGGTCATGGCCACTAAGACAAAGATCTACATCGTGATGGAGTACGTCCGAGGCGGAGAGCTTTTCGAAAAGGTCGCCAGAGGCCGGCTTAGAGAAGGAACCGCCCGGAGATACTTCCAGCAGCTGATCTCCTCCGTCTCCTTCTGCCACAGCCGCGGCGTCTACCACCGTGACCTCAAGCTAGAGAATCTTCTCCTGGACGACGAAGGGAACGTTAAGGTCTCTGACTTTGGTCTCAGCGTCGTCTCCGAGCAGCTCAGGCAAGAAAAAATCTGCCAAACGTTTTGCGGGACGCCGGCTTATTTGGCTCCCGAGGTTCTGACGAGGAAAGGCTACGACGCGGCCAAAGCTGATGTCTGGTCTTGTGGAGTGATCTTGTTTGTGTTGATGGCTGGTTATCTACCGTTTGATGACAAGAACGTTTTGGTTATGTATAAAAAGATATACAAAGGACTGTTTCGTTGTCCTAAATGGTTTTCTCCTGAGCTTAAAGGGCTTATGAACCGGATTCTAGATACGAATCCGGATACTAGGATCACTATACCTGAGGTCATGGAGCATAGATGGTTCAAGAAAGGGTTTAAAGATGTTAAATTCTACATCGAAAACGATAAGTTATGTAGAGAGGATGACAATGATGACGAAGATGATTCTTCGTCATCATTGTCATCAGGCAGATCATCTATATCTTCAGAGGGTGATTTGGAGTTTGATATTAAAAGAATTGGTTCAATGCCTAGACCCGCGAGTCTAAACGCGTTTGACCTCATATCTTTCTCTACCGGGTTTGATCTTTCCGGTTTGTTTGAAGAAGGAGGACAAGGAGCTAGGTTTGTATCAGCTGCTCCTGTTGCAAAGATTATATCGAAACTTGAAGAGATTGCGAAGGCGGCTGAGTTTACGGTGAGGAAGAAGGATTGGAGCGTGAGGCTAGAAGGGTGTAGAGAAGGAGCTAAAGGACCGTTGACTATTAAGGTTGAGATATTTGAGCTGACATCGTCGCTTGTGGTGGTtgaagtgaagaagaaaggagggTTTATAGAAGAGTATGAAGAGTTTTGCAACAAGGAACTTAGACCACAGCTAGAGAAACTGATGCATTACCAAGCAGATGAAGTTGAAGAGGCAATGTGTCTACCACATGAAAGTGAAGAGAGACTATGTTAA
- the LOC125608290 gene encoding calcineurin subunit B-like gives MGNTSSMLTQYDIEEVQSHCQDLFEQQEILSLYQRFCQLDRNAKGFISSDEFLSVPEFAMNPLSQRLLKMVDGLNFKDFVAFLSAFSAKASLKQKVKLIFQVYDSDGNGKVSFKDIMEVLRDLSGTFMSDEQREQVLSQVLKEAGYTNDSFLTLEDFIKVFGSCKPEMDVEIPVD, from the exons ATGGGAAACACTTCCTCGATGCTGACTCAATACGACATCGAAGAAGTCCAGAGCCATTGCCAGGATCTAT TTGAGCAGCAGGAGATACTCTCTCTGTATCAGAGGTTTTGCCAGTTAGATAGAAACGCAAAGGGGTTTATATCTTCTGATGAGTTTCTCTCCGTCCCTGAGTTCGCCATGAACCCACTCTCTCAGAGGCTGCTTAAGATGGTTGATGGTTTGAACTTTAAGGACTTTGTGGCTTTCTTGTCTGCTTTCAGTGCCAAGGCTAGTCTTAAACAAAAGGTTAAAC TGATCTTTCAAGTCTATGATTCTGACGGCAACGGGAAGGTTTCCTTTAAAGATATCATGGAAGTGTTGAGGGACTTATCGGGGACATTCATGTCTGATGAGCAAAGAGAG CAAGTACTGAGCCAGGTATTGAAGGAAGCAGGCTACACGAATGACTCTTTCTTAACACTGGAGGATTTCATTAAG GTGTTTGGGAGTTGTAAACCAGAGATGGACGTTGAAATTCCTGTGGATTAA
- the LOC125608287 gene encoding senescence-specific cysteine protease SAG39-like, whose amino-acid sequence MNQNTNKEVKHIRYTNGEVFLPDITAQVMQSINITSNGFKSTCIFLHMIGSHSLILIYKYSSIYPHSSTTTNHNHQKALLFLQFSPFSKSKMTSIIVLVTLLTILFTSFRISQATSRTVTFHVPSMVDIHEQWMSRFSRVYRDELEKQMRRDVFKKNLKFIENFNEKANKSYKLSVNQFADWTNEEFLATHTGLKNITRISPSKVVDKTLSSRSWNVSDVAGESKDWRSEGAVTPVKYQGQCGCCWAFSSVAAVEGVTKIAHGKLVSLSEQQLLDCDREYDQGCNGGIMSDAFNYIIQNRGIASEKSYSYQGSDGRCRSNAIPAARISGFQSVPSNNEWALLEAVSRQPVSVSMDASGDGFMHYSGGVYDGPCGTSSNHAVTFVGYGVSENGTKYWLAKNSWGETWGENGYIRIRRDVAWPQGMCGVAQYAFYPVA is encoded by the exons ATGaaccaaaatacaaataaggAAGTTAAACATATAAGATATACAAATGGGGAAGTTTTTCTTCCAGACATTACGGCGCAAGTAATGCAAAGTATTAACATCACATCAAATGGATTCAAGTCAACTTGCATTTTCCTACATATGATTGGATCTCATAGTTTAATCCTAATCTATAAATACTCTTCAATCTATCCTCACTCCTCCACCACCACTAATCATAACCACCAAAAAGCATTACTCTTCCTTCAATTCTCTCCATTCTCAAAAAGCAAAATGACATCGATCATAGTCTTGGTCACTCTTTTGACCATTCTTTTCACAAGTTTCAGAATCTCTCAAGCAACGTCTCGTACTGTAACCTTCCATGTGCCATCAATGGTTGACATACATGAGCAATGGATGTCACGATTTTCTCGTGTTTACCGCGATGAGCTCGAGAAACAGATGAGACGCGATGTATTTAAAAAGAACTTGAAGTTCATTGAGAACTTCAACGAAAAAGCGAACAAGAGCTACAAGCTTAGTGTCAATCAATTCGCGGATTGGACCAACGAGGAGTTCCTAGCAACGCACACCGGACTGAAGAACATAACTCGAATTTCCCCATCCAAGGTGGTCGACAAAACGTTGTCGTCTAGGTCTTGGAATGTCAGTGACGTGGCAGGCGAGAGCAAGGACTGGAGGAGTGAAGGAGCTGTCACTCCGGTCAAATACCAAGGCCAATGCG GATGTTGCTGGGCGTTTTCATCTGTAGCAGCAGTGGAAGGTGTGACTAAGATCGCGCACGGGAAGCTAGTATCTTTGTCCGAACAACAGCTTCTAGATTGTGACAGAGAGTACGACCAAGGGTGCAACGGTGGGATAATGTCGGATGCTTTCAACTATATAATCCAAAACCGAGGCATCGCTTCGGAGAAGTCTTACTCTTACCAAGGATCAGATGGGAGATGCCGGTCCAATGCAATACCCGCTGCACGGATCAGCGGTTTCCAATCCGTCCCTAGCAACAACGAGTGGGCCTTGCTCGAGGCCGTGTCGAGGCAACCCGTCTCTGTCTCGATGGACGCAAGTGGGGACGGGTTCATGCATTACTCAGGGGGAGTATATGACGGGCCTTGTGGGACTAGCTCGAATCATGCAGTGACGTTTGTTGGGTATGGAGTGAGCGAGAACGGGACCAAATACTGGCTGGCTAAGAACTCTTGGGGTGAAACTTGGGGAGAAAATGGTTATATAAGGATCCGAAGAGACGTGGCTTGGCCTCAAGGCATGTGTGGTGTAGCCCAATATGCTTTTTATCCAGTTGCGTAA
- the LOC106346481 gene encoding uncharacterized protein LOC106346481, whose translation MDLSGNSPASGDHQTSKKTVASSATAKSTGKSTASSATVVKPNGKAAVSSANPMEPNAATALSSMPGDQVMFFREVSLGPREAELMFRMIHFWEARNPNTKTLIGQEMLLIDREGTVIQGFVPASRVGRYELTAGSVYKLINFFGSRSKDQYRVADHSATVSFSWNSSLSVLENPPVQIPEDRFRFHTYEEFKSNCDSKGDLYDYVGHMKLVNGQTMTDHIVLDEDDIAEKRHVCVHVQTHDGPVMKLYLWDKAAADFCQKFKSYGNTPSVLLVTTVNPKHLGGTLALTSMSSSRVFMDADVQPTKDYLEWLNSNSDIANRIAAEVVTKPESVTLEELFSYIKQDSSKVAWFECMATIDDVVQGSAWYYISCGGCNSKAVKGHTSLICNNKKCVKTEVTGVPQYLTRISVYDKTEQAVFVILGDAGKELTGKHAAELVASYFEANDGVGADHCVPVPQALLDTVGQTRKFIVKVSDHNLTGKTQTITVTKILPPEAPLPSTVGVGSGSSGSSGDTAGDKARKAAEILEADEAKRPKSG comes from the exons ATGGATCTCAGCGGCAACTCTCCAGCTTCCGGCGACCACCAGACCAGCAAGAAGACTGTCGCCTCCTCTGCGACTGCGAAATCAACCGGGAAGTCCACTGCTTCCTCTGCAACTGTGGTGAAACCTAACGGAAAGGCTGCTGTTTCATCTGCCAATCCGATGGAACCAAACGCTGCTACCGCTCTCTCCTCCATGCCTGGTGACCAagtgatgttcttcagagaggtTTCTCTCGGCCCACGCGAAGCCGAGTTGATGTTCCGTATGATTCATTTCTGGGAGGCTCGCAATCCAAACACGAAGACGCTCATTGGACAAGAGATGCTCCTTATCGACAGAGAG GGGACTGTTATTCAAGGTTTTGTTCCAGCCAGTCGAGTTGGAAGATATGAACTAACGGCGGGTTCTGTCTATAAACTGATCAATTTTTTCGGATCCAGAAGCAAGGATCAGTATCGCGTTGCTGATCATAGCGCCACTGTCTCATTCAGCTGGAATTCTTCTTTGTCTGTTCTTGAAAACCCTCCGGTTCAAATTCCAGAAGATAGGTTCAGGTTCCACACCTATGAGGAGTTTAAGTCCAATTGTGACTCCAAGGGTGATCTTTATG ACTATGTTGGCCacatgaagctggtgaatgggcaGACTATGACTGACCATATTGTTCTTGACGAAGATGATATAGCAGAGAAGCGGCATGTATGTGTTCATGTTCAGACACATGA tgGACCGGTGATGAAGCTTTATCTGTGGGACAAGGCTGCAGCCGATTTCTGTCAGAAATTCAAGTCGTATGGAAACACCCCAAGCGTTCTTTTGGTCACCACTGTGAACCCTAAACACCTTGGAG GCACCCTTGCTCTCACTTCTATGTCATCGTCTCGGGTGTTTATGGATGCCGATGTTCAGCCTACTAAAGATTATCTTGAATG GTTGAATTCCAACTCTGATATTGCTAATAGGATTGCAGCTGAGGTAGTCACTAAGCCTGagtcagtgactcttgaagagCTATTCTCCTACATCAAGCAAGACTCTTCTAAG GTTGCTTGGTTTGAGTGCATGGCGACTATAGATGATGTTGTCCAGGGTTCTGCATGGTATTACATCTCCTGCGGTGGATGTAATAGCAAGGCGGTCAAAGGGCATACTTCTTTGATTTGCAACAACAAGAAGTGCGTGAAGACTGAAGTCACAGGTGTACCTCA GTACCTCACGAGGATATCTGTGTATGATAAGACTGAGCAAGCAGTTTTTGTCATTCTTGGTGATGCTGGCAAGGAGCTGACTGGTAAACATGCAGCAGAGTTGGTTGCTAGTTACTTTGAG GCTAATGATGGAGTAGGAGCTGATCACTGCGTGCCTGTTCCGCAAGCTTTACTTGATACAGTAGGGCAGACACGCAAGTTTATAGTGAAGGTCTCGGATCATAATCTGACTGGCAAGACTCAGACCATAACCGTCACCAAGATACTCCCACCAGAAGCCCCACTGCCGTCGACTGTAGGTGTTGGGTCTGGTTCTTCAGGAAGCTCTGGAGATACTGCAGGTGATAAGGCTAGAAAAGCCGCTGAGATCCTTGAGGCAGATGAAGCAAAACGTCCCAAGAGTGGCTAA
- the LOC125608289 gene encoding cyclic dof factor 4-like has protein sequence MATQDLQGIKLFGKTIACNVNITHKIKNEDEKQPSDPTVRSSSLSDPTVEKRPDKIIACPRCKSMETKFCYFNNYNANQPRHFCKSCHRYWTAGGALRNVPVGAGRRKTKPLARVVVGMLGDGNEAHHVELINGLLSHELHSAAAARGGFRHDFSLKRLRCFSDGEPC, from the coding sequence ATGGCGACACAAGATTTGCAAGGGATCAAACTCTTTGGCAAAACCATTGCATGTAACGTCAATATCACTCACAAGATCAAAAACGAAGATGAGAAACAACCGTCGGATCCCACAGTCAGATCATCCTCATTATCTGATCCGACGGTGGAGAAGCGTCCGGACAAGATCATAGCATGTCCGAGATGCAAGAGCATGGAGACAAAGTTCTGTTACTTCAACAACTACAACGCTAATCAGCCTCGGCACTTTTGCAAAAGCTGCCACCGTTACTGGACCGCCGGTGGCGCACTCCGGAACGTTCCTGTTGGTGCCGGTCGTCGGAAAACAAAACCACTGGCCCGTGTTGTTGTCGGTATGCTTGGGGATGGAAATGAGGCTCACCATGTCGAGCTTATTAATGGCTTGCTTTCCCATGAGTTGCATTCGGCAGCCGCTGCTCGCGGCGGTTTCCGACATGATTTTTCCCTTAAGCGGCTCCGGTGCTTTTCTGACGGTGAGCCGTGTTGA